A region of the Halostella limicola genome:
ACGTCGACGGCGTCGGGCCCCGTGACGCCACCCGGCACGTCGAGTTCGATGCGGTACGGGTCCACTTCGAGGCCGATCGAGGAGCCGGTCCGCTGGCCCAGCAGCGACGACAGCACGCGCCCGAGCGTCTCGTTCACCTTGTGCCCGAACGCGGCGTTCACGACGATCGTTCGGCCCTGGTGCTCCACGACGATCCGGTCGTCGGTGGGCATCGGCGCGCCGGCCTCGACGTGCTCGCCGATCGCCTCCAGCGCGCGCTCGGCCGTGGACTCGTCCGTCGGGTAGCGGTTCACGAACTCGCGGGCGACGCCCGCCGCGTCCGCGCCGGCTTCGAACTGCGGTTCCGCCACGGCGCGCATCTCGCCGACCTCGCTCGCGACGCCGCGGGGGACCGGTATCTCCTGGCCGACCCACGACGGCACCTCGCCGGCCGGGTCCTCGATTGGGCTCACGGTCACCTCGCTCTCCTCGTCGTCGATCTCGGTGATGCGCCACATCTCGCCGCGCTGGATGAACACCTCGCCGGGCTCGGCGAAGTTGACGACGAAGCGCTCGTCCAGCGTCCCGATCTGGCGGCCGCTGGCCACGTCCTCGACGCTGTAGGTCTCCTCGTCCGGGATCATCGAGAGGTTGGCGTACACGTACTGCCAGGTGCTGCCCGACGACTCGATGCGGTCCCGCTCCTCGTCGACCCAGACGATGCGGTTGCCCTTCAGCTCGCGCAGGACCGACCGGAACTCTTCCTTCGTGAGGTCGCGGAACGGGTAGGCGCTCGTCACCAGCTCGTAGGCGCGCATCGCGCTCACGCCGTCCTCGCTCGCCATCACCATCCCCGGGATCTGATTGGCGACGGTGTCGAGGCTCCCGTCGTGGATGGCGGTCGTCTCCACCTCGCCCGCCTTCGCGCGCCGGGCGATGGCGAGGGCTTCGAGGGTGTCGTCCGGGCGCGTGGTGACGATGGTCCCCTCGGAGACCTGGTCCATGCGGTGGCCCGCCCGCCCCACCCGCTGGAGCAGGCGCGTCACCTGCCGCGGGCTGCCGTACTGGACGACGTGGTCGATGTGGCCCACGTCGATGCCCAGCTCCATCGACGACGTACAGAGGAGCGCGTCGAGCCGCCCGGCCTTGAACCGGTCCTCGACCTCGATGCGGGCCTCCTTCGACAGCGAGCCGTGGTGGACCCCGATCGGCAGGTCGAGCTCCTTGAACCGCGAGCCGAGCGCCTCCGCCGTCTGGCGCGTGTTGACGAAGATCAGCGTCGACTCGTTCTCCGCGACGACGTCGCGTATCTCGCGGACGTGGCTCGCGATCGACTCGTCGGTGAGGAGTTCGCCGGCCAGCTCCTCGTCCTCGTCCGTGATCGCCGGCTCCCTGACCGTCACGCTCACCTTGCTCCCAACGTCGACCGAGCGGATCGTACAGCCGCGGCCGCCGGTGAGAAAGCGCCCGACTTCGGCGGGGTCGCCCACCGTCGCCGAGAGGCCGATCCGCTGGAACGGCCCGGCGAGGTCGCGCAGGCGCTCCAGGCCGATCGTCAGTTGCGCGCCGCGCTTCGCGGCGGCGAGCTCGTGCACCTCGTCGACGACGACGTGCTCGACGTCCTCGAGCGCCCTGCGGAGCTTCTTCCCGGTGAACATCGCCTGCAGCGTCTCCGGCGTCGTCACCAGCACGTCCGGCGGGTCCTCCGCCTGCTTCTGGCGCTGGTAGTCCGTCGTGTCGCCGTGGCGGACGTCGATATCGATGCCGAGCTCCTCCCCCCACCACTCCAGGCGCTCGCGCATGTCGCGGTTCAGCGCCCGCAGCGGCGTGACGTACAGCGCGGAGATGCCGAACCGGGGGTCGGCGCGGGCGATCGCGTCGAACACCGGCAGCATCGCCGTCTCGGTCTTGCCGGTCCCGGTCGGCGCGACCACGAGCGTGTCGTCACCCGCGGCTAGGGGCGGGATCGCCCGCTTCTGTGGCTCCGTCGGGGTGTGAAAGCCGCGCTCAGAGAGCGCCGCCCGCACCTCGTCGCCGAGGTGCGTGAAGGCCGCAGAATCGGGCGCGGCCTGACTATCGCTCATCGCGTCCGCCTAGCGGTTCGACGGGATTAAGCGCATCGTCCGCGGCCGGCGCGTCCGTCAACGCGGAGCGCGCGCCGGCCGACACCCGGAAAACAGCGGGGTGCCAGTCGCGTTTCTCGCGGCCGCGTCACTCTGCTTCCGCGATCTGCCCGACTTGCAGTTCCCCTTCCTGATCGAGGTACTGCTCCTCCCACTCGCGTCGCGCCTCTATCTCGCGCTCGCCGCGCTGGGTGAGCGCGTAGTAGTTGGTCCGTCGGTCGAGTTCCCCCTTGTCGACGAGCCCTTTGTCCACCAGCGTGTCGAGATTCGGGTACAGCCGCCCGTGGTGGATCTCGGTCTCGTAGTACTCCTCAAGCTCTTCTTTGATCGCCAGTCCGTGCGGGTCGTCTTCCCCAGCGATGACGTACAGCAGGTCACGCTGGAATCCGGTTAGATCGTACATGAGTTCTCCCCCAAGTGCCCCCTTCGAAGGCGTCTGACAATTGCATCGACTGTGGGGTAAATCCTTCACCAAATCACTTTGGTGGGTCGACAGTGTCGGGCGTGCTAATCTGTTGGATCGGTGTCGATTCCCGGCGACCGAGCCCCGCCCCGACGTGTCTGCTCAGTTACACTCGGCGGTAGGATCCGAGCCGCGTCCCGTCGAGGAGGTACGCCTGCCCCTCGTCGAGCCCCGCCGGGAGGAACGGCGAGAGGAACTCCTGTCCGGCGACGTTCACCCACGTCCCGCCCGACAGGTCGTTGAACGCGGGAAAGACGACGAGTTCGGTCGCCGCTACGTCGTGCTCCGGATAGCGTTCCTCGAACGGCCCGGGCGCGAGCGACCCGCGGAGCCAGACCCGCTCGACGCGGGACCCGCCGACCTCGTCCTCCAGCCGGACGCAGGGGTGCTCGTGGCCCAGGCAGACGACCTCGGCCGACAGCACGTCCGGCGACGGCCAGGTGTGGCCGTGGGCGAACCCCACGTTTCCGATGCGAGCGCCGTGGCCCGGCGTCACCGTCGCGTCGCCGACCCACGACTCCACGTCGCCGTCGTGGTTGCCCTTGGCGAGCGTCACCGGCAGGTCCGCCGGCAGCGACTCCAGGAGGACCTCGACCTCGCCGCGCTCCGCGCCGCCGGGCTCGCCGATGGAGTGCATCAGGTCGCCCAGCACGACCAGCCGGTCGGGCTCCGTCTCGGCGACGAGGCCCAGCAGCCGCTCGCGACGGGACTCCGCCTCGCTGTCTATCTCGACGCCCTGCTCGTAGCGGAGCCCTGCCTCGATGCCCGCGTGGTAGTCCGCGACCACCAGCGCGCGCTCGTCGCCCAGGTCCGCGACGGCGGCGGGCGTCCCCGGGACCGGCTCCACCGCCGTCATCAGATGGGCTTCAGCGTGTCCTCGCCGGACTCGTAGCACTGCCCGCCCATCAGCGCGTCCTGGAGGGCGTCGTCGACCTCGCCGGGGTCCGCGCCCGTGCGGTCGACGACGGCGGCGACCAGTTCCTCCCGCGGCGCCCCGTCGCCGTCGTCGAGTTCCTCCATGGCGTCCATGACGACCGAGTCGAGGGGCTCGTCGGCCGCGGGGGCTTCGTCGGCCTCCGCTTCCTCGTCCGCGCCGGCCTCGTCGTCCTCTGCGGCCGCACCCGACGACTCCTCGGCGCCGGCCGCCTCGGCCGCCTCCGCGAGGTCGTCGTCCGGCAGTTCGTCGCTCGTCGCTTCGAGCGCATCCTCCTGGTCGGCGTCGGCGCCCGCCTCGTCCTGGTCGCCGGTGAGTTCGTCCTCGGTCGGCTCCGCCTCGGTCGAGCCGTCGGCGTCCGCCGCGTCGTCCGGTTCGACGATGTCGATGTCCGCTTCGCCGGGCTCGCCGACCTCGGTGCCCGTCGAGAACTCGGTACCGTACTCCTCCTCGATGCGCTGGCGCTCCTCCTCGTCCATCTCGTACATCTCGTCGCCGACGTCGCCGGTGCCGAGGTCCTCAGCGTCGTCGTCTTCCGGCTCGAACTCCTCGTCGGTCACCGTCTCCTGGCCGGGTTCGACGTCCGCCGTGTCGTCCCAGTCGCCGAGCGCCTCCTCGGCGTCCTCGGAGTCCTCGACGGTGGTCTCGGTGTCGCGGACCGCCTCCGCGTCGGCAGCGGTCGCCTCGTCGACACCGGGTTCGTCGGCCGACGCGGCCTCGGCGGGGTCGGCCCCTTCGTCCGGCGCTGTCGTCTCCTCGCCGGTCGGTTCCGGCTCCGCTTCTGCGGACGCCGCCCCGCCCGCGTCGGATTCGGTGTCCGCCTCCGCGCTCGGGGTCGTCCCGGCGGCTTCGCCCACCTGCGAGAGGGTGAACTCGACCTCGGTCTCGTCGCCCCCGTCGCCGGGGCCGAGCGTGAGCGGGCCGACCTCGTCGGCGTCTATCTCGTCGGCGACGACCCGGCTGGCGTCGATCGCCACGTCCCAGAGGTCGCCGAGGTACCCGCGCGTCGTGCCGTAGTAGTCGACGGCGAGGGGGATCCCCTGCGCGAGCGCGCGGTCGACGCCGCGGTCCAGCAGGGCGGCTTCGAGGTCGTCCCCGCGCTCGTCCATCGCCAGCGCGTCGGCCATCGTGCCGACCCGTTCGAGGGTCTGCTCGGCGGTCCGCACCGCCCAGCGGTCCCGCGTGTCGGCGTCGACGCGGTTGATGCTCTCCGGGCGGATGGAGGTGTACACCACGTCGGAGTCGTCGGGCTGGAAGGTGTTCGCCTTCCCCGTCACCGCGACGAACGCGGGCGGGTCCATCCGCTCCAGCGCGGCCATCTCGTCGGGCTGGTACTGGCCGGCGTAGACGACGAACGCGCCCGTCGGGTCGACGACGCGGGCCCGGAGCACGTCCTCGTTGACCTGCTCTATCTCCGTGAGGACGCCCACCGCGAACATGCGGTTGACGCGCGCGCCGGTCGGCGTCACCACGTAGTTCGGGGCGCGCTCCTCGTCGCTCTCGGAGAACTCCAGTTCGGCGTCGTCGAACTCCGCGGCGAAGATCCGGTAGGCGATCTCGCGGTTGCCGGGGCTGCCGCCGTCGTCGCCGTTGCCGTCCTCGCTCTCGCTCATGCTCCCACCTCCTCGATCAGCGCTAGGGCGTGGTCGGCGGGGTCGTCGTCGGACCGCTCGAACTCGGTCGCGTCGAGGTTCGCGCCGTACTCGTCGACCGAGAGGTGGCCGCGGACGCGGTACTCACGCCCGACGATCCGCTCGCGGATGGTGTCGGCGACGACCTCCTGGTCCATCGCCTCGCGGGCCTGCTCGCGGGCGTCGTCCACGTCGCCGCCGTACACCTCCTCGGTGAGGTCCTCGTCTAACACCGCGGTGACCGCGCCGGTGCCGTCGTCGAGGATGGCCTTCACGCGGAGGTCGTCCTCGCCGTCGACGTCGCCGTGCGTTCGGCACTGGCCCTTCTGGATGACGCGGCCGCACTCGGGGCAGCGCTGGATGAGGCCGGAGCCGTCGCGGACGGCGATGACGTTGCCGACGAGTTCGACGTCGTACACGCCGCCGCTCCGGATGGCCTCGCCGGCGTCCATTCGCGGCGCCGCCGCGCTGACGTCGACGTCCCGGGACAGCGCGTCGACCCGGGAGAACTCGGAGACGTTCACCGAGGGGACGCCGCGGTACTCGCGGACGTACACGTTCTCGATCCGCAGGTCCGCGCCCTCCTCGATCTCCGGGTGAGGGTCCCAGTCGGTGAACGGTAGGCGGCCGCTCTCGTCGCCGAGCACGCCGCTCAGGATGTCCGTCTCGCCGTCGCGGCCGTCTATCGTCCGCGTCTCGACCTCGACGACGCGGGCTTCCACGTTGACGCCGCGGTCGCCCACCTGCACGTCGATCAGGCCGGCGTCGCCGCCGACCTCGTAGTCGACGGCCAGGTCCTCGTCGGCGTGGGCGACCGTGGTGCTCTCGCCGACGTTCAGTTCGGGTTCGCCCTCCCACTCGCGGACGCCGGCGTTGCCCAGCGTGACGGTGTCGCCGGGTTCGAAGTCCACGTCGGTCCAGGCGGTGTAGTCGATGACGCCCGTCCCGTCGGCGAGGCGACCCTCGTAGATGACGTTGTCCTCGCCCTGGTACCGGATCGAGCGCTTGCCCTTGGTGAGCACTTTCGCCGTCACCGTGACGTTGCCGTCGTCGGTCTCTATCTCGGCGACGTCCGCCTCGCTGGGCGCGGCGCCGCCGCCCTCGCTCCCGTCGCCGTACTTGCGGCGGAGGCTCTGTTTCGCCTCGTCCATCGGCACGCTGTACGACACCAGGTTCTCAAGGTCCTCTTTGACCTCCTCTTTGTCAACGCCGAGGTCGGAGGCGAGATCCTCGGCATGATCGTCTAAGCTCATCACCGGCACTTCGAGGGGGCGGGGTAAAAATGATTCCCGTGGACCCGCCGAGCCGTCGCTCTGGTGCGCCGCAGCGACCGAAAGCGGTTTTCTCGCCGCGGGGCAAGGACGCCCATGCGCGTCGTCGTCAACGCCGCCACGAGCGCCGACGGGAAACTCTCGCACCGCGGCCGCGAGCAGGTCGCCATCAGCGGTCCCGAGGACTTCGACCGGGTCGA
Encoded here:
- a CDS encoding DEAD/DEAH box helicase, with the translated sequence MSDSQAAPDSAAFTHLGDEVRAALSERGFHTPTEPQKRAIPPLAAGDDTLVVAPTGTGKTETAMLPVFDAIARADPRFGISALYVTPLRALNRDMRERLEWWGEELGIDIDVRHGDTTDYQRQKQAEDPPDVLVTTPETLQAMFTGKKLRRALEDVEHVVVDEVHELAAAKRGAQLTIGLERLRDLAGPFQRIGLSATVGDPAEVGRFLTGGRGCTIRSVDVGSKVSVTVREPAITDEDEELAGELLTDESIASHVREIRDVVAENESTLIFVNTRQTAEALGSRFKELDLPIGVHHGSLSKEARIEVEDRFKAGRLDALLCTSSMELGIDVGHIDHVVQYGSPRQVTRLLQRVGRAGHRMDQVSEGTIVTTRPDDTLEALAIARRAKAGEVETTAIHDGSLDTVANQIPGMVMASEDGVSAMRAYELVTSAYPFRDLTKEEFRSVLRELKGNRIVWVDEERDRIESSGSTWQYVYANLSMIPDEETYSVEDVASGRQIGTLDERFVVNFAEPGEVFIQRGEMWRITEIDDEESEVTVSPIEDPAGEVPSWVGQEIPVPRGVASEVGEMRAVAEPQFEAGADAAGVAREFVNRYPTDESTAERALEAIGEHVEAGAPMPTDDRIVVEHQGRTIVVNAAFGHKVNETLGRVLSSLLGQRTGSSIGLEVDPYRIELDVPGGVTGPDAVDVLEETDPGHVATIIELSLKRSDTLKFKLAQVAAKFGALKRWQGTGSFSQDRLLAALEGTPVYDEAVREVFHEELDVAGASQVLTAVREGDVEVVSVGGRTPIGTGGRSSGRELLSPENADASVIDTVRERIRNDRVILFCLHCQDWEVKKPVRRVRDQPQCPECGSTRIAALNPWADEVVKAVRAEEKDEEQEKQTERAYRAGSLVQAHGKRAVIALAARGVGPHNAARIINKLREDEDAFYRDILAQERQYARTQSFWG
- a CDS encoding PadR family transcriptional regulator, which codes for MYDLTGFQRDLLYVIAGEDDPHGLAIKEELEEYYETEIHHGRLYPNLDTLVDKGLVDKGELDRRTNYYALTQRGEREIEARREWEEQYLDQEGELQVGQIAEAE
- a CDS encoding metallophosphoesterase, with product MTAVEPVPGTPAAVADLGDERALVVADYHAGIEAGLRYEQGVEIDSEAESRRERLLGLVAETEPDRLVVLGDLMHSIGEPGGAERGEVEVLLESLPADLPVTLAKGNHDGDVESWVGDATVTPGHGARIGNVGFAHGHTWPSPDVLSAEVVCLGHEHPCVRLEDEVGGSRVERVWLRGSLAPGPFEERYPEHDVAATELVVFPAFNDLSGGTWVNVAGQEFLSPFLPAGLDEGQAYLLDGTRLGSYRRV
- a CDS encoding RPA family protein encodes the protein MSESEDGNGDDGGSPGNREIAYRIFAAEFDDAELEFSESDEERAPNYVVTPTGARVNRMFAVGVLTEIEQVNEDVLRARVVDPTGAFVVYAGQYQPDEMAALERMDPPAFVAVTGKANTFQPDDSDVVYTSIRPESINRVDADTRDRWAVRTAEQTLERVGTMADALAMDERGDDLEAALLDRGVDRALAQGIPLAVDYYGTTRGYLGDLWDVAIDASRVVADEIDADEVGPLTLGPGDGGDETEVEFTLSQVGEAAGTTPSAEADTESDAGGAASAEAEPEPTGEETTAPDEGADPAEAASADEPGVDEATAADAEAVRDTETTVEDSEDAEEALGDWDDTADVEPGQETVTDEEFEPEDDDAEDLGTGDVGDEMYEMDEEERQRIEEEYGTEFSTGTEVGEPGEADIDIVEPDDAADADGSTEAEPTEDELTGDQDEAGADADQEDALEATSDELPDDDLAEAAEAAGAEESSGAAAEDDEAGADEEAEADEAPAADEPLDSVVMDAMEELDDGDGAPREELVAAVVDRTGADPGEVDDALQDALMGGQCYESGEDTLKPI
- a CDS encoding Single-stranded DNA binding protein → MSLDDHAEDLASDLGVDKEEVKEDLENLVSYSVPMDEAKQSLRRKYGDGSEGGGAAPSEADVAEIETDDGNVTVTAKVLTKGKRSIRYQGEDNVIYEGRLADGTGVIDYTAWTDVDFEPGDTVTLGNAGVREWEGEPELNVGESTTVAHADEDLAVDYEVGGDAGLIDVQVGDRGVNVEARVVEVETRTIDGRDGETDILSGVLGDESGRLPFTDWDPHPEIEEGADLRIENVYVREYRGVPSVNVSEFSRVDALSRDVDVSAAAPRMDAGEAIRSGGVYDVELVGNVIAVRDGSGLIQRCPECGRVIQKGQCRTHGDVDGEDDLRVKAILDDGTGAVTAVLDEDLTEEVYGGDVDDAREQAREAMDQEVVADTIRERIVGREYRVRGHLSVDEYGANLDATEFERSDDDPADHALALIEEVGA